The Candidatus Eisenbacteria bacterium genomic interval CTTCAAATGCTCTCCTCGCTTAGTCCTGTTGAGCTCGCCAGGAAACCCAAGAAGCCTATCATACATCCGCGAATTGAGGGTGAAATCCTTCTCCATATTGAAATTCCCGATCTCGACTTCGAGCTTGTCGTGGGAGGAAGAGGGCCCAACAAATACACCGGCCACTTCTCACGCGTCATAGATCTGGGTGGTGATGACACCTACATGTTCGATTCGTCTCCTTCGGCGGGTCACCTGCCCGGGCTCTTTCAAGGTTCCCTGGTGATGGATCTTGGCGGAGGCGACACTTATCTTTCGCCAGGTGGAGGTTCAATCGCTTCGGGGATAGGCGGGGTCGGTATTCTCATCGATATGGATGGCGACGACCTGTATTCAGGTCGCTCGATGGAACTCGGTTCAGGTCTCTTCGGCGTCGGGGTTCTTCACGACAGGAAGGGAAACGACAGGTATCTTGGTGAATCTGCATGCGAAGGATCGGGTGCATTTGGAATCGGGATCCTTCAGGACCTAGGAGGAAATGACGTGTACCTCGGCTCCCTCTACTGTCAGGGTTTTGGATTTGTGAAAGGCCTCGGCCTTCTCGATGAAAGAGGAGGCAACGATTCCTATCAGGTGCAGCCCGAACAGACAGATATACTCAGATACTCGGACCACAGCCTTACTCTTTCGCAAGGTTTTGCCTATGGATGGAGACCGGATGCATCGGGGGGAATCGGCATCCTTTCAGACCTGGAGGGAAATGATTTCTACTCCTCGGACATTTTCGGCCAGGGCGGAAGTTACTGGTATTCTCTGGGAGCGCTGATAGACAGAAAAGGAAATGACACTTATTCAGCCTATCAGTACGCACAGGGGGCCGGAATTCATGTTTCTCTTGGCGTGCTTCTCGATGAAGAAGGAAGTGATACCTATCTCAGCAAGGGCGTGTCTCAGGGGTGCGGTCACGACCTCGGGCTTGGGACGCTGATCGACCTTCAAGGCGACGACAGATACATCGCCTATGACCTATCTCAAGGCGCCGGCAACGCAAACGGGGTGGGAATCCTGCTTGATAGGAAAGGGAACGACAGCTATGAAGTGAGGTCGGAGTCAAACACGCAAGGCTATGGAAATTTCAGGAGGCATTTTGGCAGTGTCGGATTGTTTGTCGATGAGAGCGGTCAAGACCTCTATTCAGGCTCCGGGCGGAAGAACAACTTCTTATGGCGAAGCGGGAGATACGGAATTGGAATCGATTTCTAGCCGCTGTCGCGCAACGGCAGCCCTGCGGAGAGCTTTGAGCCGTCTGATTCCCGCCGCGCTCCTGTGTCTCCAGGCGACTACTGCTGCAGGTCAGCAGGGACTGCCGATGAAAGACCTCTTCGACAGGGCCACCTCAGGCGAGCCCAAGTTTGAGGGTCTGAGGAAAGAAGCAAGAGAAGAGATGGTGAGAAGAAAAGAGGAAGCTCTCCCCTATCTCTTCTCGAAGCTCGGGACGCGAGATGCGACAGAGCGCCACGCGATAAAGGATATTTTTCTCCAAATGGGGGAAAGCGGTATCCCTTATCTGCTTCAGGGCCTCAAGCTCAAGGATTGGAGATCGCTCATAGAGGTGGCATTCATCATTGAAGAAATGAAAGAGAAACGGGGTGCGCCGGCGCTCACCGCCATCGTTGCAAATGATAACTGGCGCGTAAGGCAGGCAGCCATATCTGCGATCGGTGAAATCGGGGATTCATCGTTTGCTGACGTACTTCTCCCTTCGCTATCTGACGGTAATGAGCTCGTGCGAAAGGCAGGAGCATATGCGCTCGGGCAGCTGAAGTGGAAGACCAGGCCTGAGGTACTCCTCCCTTTGCTTGGAGATAGTTTCTACGGCGTCAGGTATTCAGCATCCTTTGCGCTATCGAAATCCGGAGCCGAAGAGACAAGAAGCCTGATCAATTCCTTCAAGAAGAAGTCCGACAAGCTTGCGAGATACCATCTGATAGATGCCATAGGAGAGACTCAGACTGATGATGCCTTCGCCTTCCTCATCTCTATCACGGGAGATACCGACCCGTTGGTGAGGGCTTTCGCTGTGAGAATGCTGGCTAACTATCAGGACAAGCCTGAGGCGATGGATGCGATCAAGAAGCTCGCCCTGGAGAAAGATCTCGTTGTCCGGTCCGAAGCGCTGACTGCTCTTCAGAAGGCCGGTCCGGAAGAATAGACGAGGCCCATTTTGATTCCCCCTCACCTCACTCCTCTCCCCAATGGGGAGAGGTTTCAAGGAGAACCATGGCTTTGACCCTCTCCCCCGAGGGGAGAGGCTGGTGAGGGGGTAACGGAGTTCGGCAATGGCAAGCGATGACGAGGTGAAAGACGAAGAGAAGCGACTAAAGTACCTGAGAACAGTAGTCGCCCTCACAACAAACACCCTGAGGCAAGAGAGAATGTCCCTCTCCGAAGCGAAGACCCTCATAGAGTCCACGAAGAAGCAGGTCCTGAAGCTCTTCCCGGATAAAGAGGAGGCGTTCGAGCTGATCTACAGGCCGCGTTTCGAGAGAATCCTCAAGGAGAAGATGGAATCGCTCGGAGACGGATTGTGGACTGAAGAGAGTGAGGAAGAAAATTGAAAGAACTCGTCTGTCACTTCTGCGGTGAAACTGTGACTTTCGAAAGAAAGGTAATGCGTGACGACGAGTGCCCGAAGTGCGGGAGAGCGCTCCACTCCTGCCTCAACTGTGAATTCCGCAGCGAGACCGCCCACAATAAGTGCAGGGAATCTCAAGCGGAGTGGGTCTCAGAAAAAGAAAAGGACAATTTCTGCGAGTACTTCTCTCCAGGCCTGAGTCCAAAGTCACGATCAGGGTATGAGAAGGAACAATCTGCGAGGAGAGCATTCAAGGATCTGTTTAAGGATAAGAAGTGAGGAGGTGAACCGGATGGAAGTCAAATACGAGCCTATTTCAAGTGACCCAAAGAAAAGCTGCAAGAACTGCGAAAGTTTCGAAGCCAAAGCCAATGATGAAAAGTTAGGATTGTGTTTCGGGATCGAAGTTTCTTCTTCCGGGACGTGCAATATGTTCTCGCCGAGGAAGTGATGCCGACCTTGCTCTTCCTCTCCCCCTTGGGGAGAGGATTGAGGTGAGGGGAGAGTGACTCCTCAGTTTATCCCCCTGCAACCGGAAGAAACATATATACGCGGTCGCCGTCGTTGATCTTCAGGCTGAGGTCAATGACAACCTCATCGTTCACGCTTAGCGTGCACGGTATGTCTTGCTCTGACAGAATCTCCTCCGCGATTCTCGGATTCTTCTCCCCGAGCTTCCGCAAGAGATCCTCAAGAGTCCCGCCTTCGAAATCAATCTCGAGCTCAGTCTGACCCACGATGCCGGCCACACTTTCGCCAAAAGAGATTTTCACCTTCACTGAGCATTACCTCCAGTTACGTCCGACCCGGTCTTGTGAGAGAGCACCAGAGAACAGTGCAGGCCAATTACCGTGTGCGAAGGCCTGCCAGGTACCTCAGGCCAGAATCTTCGTTCTGACTCGTGCCTTATCCTCGTCTTTCACAAAAGAAGAAGCAAGAGCGGTTCCGATTGTCCCGCTGACCTCATTCGGCAGGAGTCCGAGGGTGCGAATCGCAAACTCGTATTCATGGCTCAGAGTTATGCCGAAAATCTCGGGATCATCTGCATTTATGGTTATTTTCACGCCTTTTCCAATGAATTTCCTCAGCGGATATTCATCCGGAGTCCGCGCTGCACCTGTAACCATGTTGCTTGTCGGACAGAGCTCAAGAGTGACGCCTTTCTCTGCGAGGAAATCCATCAGATCCTCGTCATCGGCCGCCTTGAGACCGTGTCCGATTCTGTCGGCACCAAGTTTCTCTACCGCATCCCTCATGTCCCTGGAGCTGCCGAGTTCGCCGGCGTGAACGGTTATCTTCAGCCCCGCTTCCTTCGCCCTCATGAATTCTCTGGAAAACATCTCGCACGGCCAACCCTCTTCTTCTCCGGCCAGGTCGATCCCCACAACAGACTCTCTGCTTTCAATCGCAAGATCAACTGTTTTTCTGCATGCTTCAACTCCGAGATCCCGCGACGAAATGAGAATAATTCCTATGGCTGTTCCGTATTGTCTCGATGCCTTCCCCGCTCCGGCCCGGACTGCATCCAGCATTGTGCTCCAGTCAATTCTGTGCCCCTGAGCCGCGTAGGCCGGACTGAACCTGAGCTCAAGGAGGAGGATATTGTCTCTGAACGCGTCCTCAGCAACCTCGAAAGCGATGCGTTCAATCTCCTCTCTGCCAGCGAGGCACCTCTGCGCAAGGTCAAACCTGCCCAGAATTTCTCTGAAAGGAAGCCCTGGTTCCTTTATGTAAAGGGACCTCCTCAGTTCTGCGGCAGTCGATGCGGGAAGTTCCAGACCGAGCCTGCTGCCGATTTCGAAAATCGTCTCAGGTCTGACGGAGCCTTCGAGATGCCTGTGAAGCTCCACCTTGGGCAGTTTCTTGAGTCTGCTGAGAGTAATCTTGCTGCCATCAGCCTTCTTTCCCGAACTTGCACCCATACCGTGTCTTCCTCCAGCGTGTCTGAAAGTCCTATTTTGTTATCTTGTGAAACAGTCTCAGTCAAGGAGTTTGTTTCGGAGACCCTACCTCAGACCTCTTTGTGCCGTAATCCCTCGATTGACTACGTCACCAATGCTCGGATACAATCCAGCCAGTAAGTGAGAATTGGTGAAATGTACGCCATTCTTCCTCTCCCGCTTGCGGGAGAGGATAAGAGGTGAGGGCACTTGAACGACGAAATCTCGACGAGAAAAAAGGATTGGCAAAGAAAACCCGGACTCTCTGAGCAGGGACCTCGTTTGACCTCGTCAGGCATTCCCGTCGAACCGCTCTATTGCCCCCGGGATGATGAAACCAGCTATTATGCTGCCAAACTCGGTCTCCCGGGAACTCCGCCGTACACGAGAGGAATCCATCCCACAATGTATCGCGGCAAACTGTGGACGATGAGACAGTATGCCGGATTCGGCGATGCCCTTGAAACAAACAAACGGCTCAAGCTCCTTCTCGAACATGGTCAGACGGGTTTGAGCATTGCGTTTGACCTCCCTACCCAGATGGGATACGACTCCGACAACCCAATTGCAGCCGGAGAGGTTGGAAGAGTCGGCGTTGCCATTGACTCTCTGGAAGATATGCAGATTCTTTTTGATGGGATCCCACTTGACAAGGTCAGTACCTCGATGACCATAAATGCAACCGCGCCCATGATACTCGCCATGTATGTAGCGTGCGCTGAGAAGCAGGGAGTACCGGCAAAGAAACTCGCCGGAACCGTGCAAAACGACATTCTCAAGGAGTATGTGGCCAGAGGAACTTACATTTTTCCACCCGAGGAGTCTCTCAGACTCACAATCGACCTCTTTTCATTCTGCCAGAAGGAAATGCCGCTGTGGAACATGATCAGCGTAAGCGGCTATCACATACGGGAAGCAGGCGCAACTGCAGTGCAGGAGCTTGCATTCACTTTTGGAGACGCAATCGCCTACCTCGAGGCGGCAAGAAGGGCAGGTCTCGATATAGACAGAATCTCTCAAAGGATCTCCTTCTTTTTTGCATGCCATAATGATTTCTTTGAGGAAATCTCCAAGTTCAGAGCTGCTCGAAGGATCTGGTTTACGATTATGAAAAAGAGATTTGGTGCTCAGGATGAGTCATCCAAGCTGAGGTTTCACACACAGACGGGAGGCTCGACTCTTACCAGACAGCAGGCAGAGATCAACATTGTTCGTGTTGCACTTCAGGCACTTGCCGCGGTCCTGGGAGGAACGCAGTCGCTGCACACAAACTCGTTTGATGAGGCGATATCCCTTCCTTCGGAACTTGCGGTCAGAGTTGCGCTGAGGACACAGCAGATACTGGCTGAGGAAACCGGCATCGCCTCAGTGGTTGATCCGGCTGGCGGCTCCTACTATGTCGAAGCTTTGACAGATGAGATTGAGAAGCAAGTCATGGAGTATCTCGAAAAGATCGACGCGATTGGCGGAATGCTCCGGGCAATCGAAACCGGCTTCGTACAAAGGGAAATCCACAAGAGCGCCTATGCCGCGCAGAAGGCAATTGAGACCGGGGAAAAGACAATCGTTGGCGTGAACAAGTTCAAGATGGAAGAGGAAGAGAAGGTAAGATTCAAGCCGCCCGAGGCGAGTGAAAAGAGCCAGATTGAACGTTTGAATGCTTTCAAGAAGTCAAGAAACGAGGCATCTGCGAAAGAATCCTTGGCCGAGCTCAAGAAAGCTATTGGCAAGAAGCAGAACCCGATTCCTCAGATGGTGAGTGCGGTCAAGGCCGGCGTCACACTCGGAGAAATGCGAGACGTACTTAGCTCCGCGTTTGGCGAATACAAGGGCCAGGCATTTCTGTAAAATAGTGACAGTCACCTATTTTCGTTCTTTTCCTTCTCCCCTCTGGGGAGAAGGCAGGATGAGGGGAACTTTCAAGCATGATTAATCAGCTTGACCACATCGGAATCGTCGTAAGGAACCTCGACCACTCAGCTCGAATCTACTCAAGCGCCTTCGGCGCGAAACTGGTTCGAGAAGAAGAGCTTCCGTCCATGAAAGTTAGGA includes:
- a CDS encoding HEAT repeat domain-containing protein, with product MSRLIPAALLCLQATTAAGQQGLPMKDLFDRATSGEPKFEGLRKEAREEMVRRKEEALPYLFSKLGTRDATERHAIKDIFLQMGESGIPYLLQGLKLKDWRSLIEVAFIIEEMKEKRGAPALTAIVANDNWRVRQAAISAIGEIGDSSFADVLLPSLSDGNELVRKAGAYALGQLKWKTRPEVLLPLLGDSFYGVRYSASFALSKSGAEETRSLINSFKKKSDKLARYHLIDAIGETQTDDAFAFLISITGDTDPLVRAFAVRMLANYQDKPEAMDAIKKLALEKDLVVRSEALTALQKAGPEE
- a CDS encoding MoaD/ThiS family protein produces the protein MKVKISFGESVAGIVGQTELEIDFEGGTLEDLLRKLGEKNPRIAEEILSEQDIPCTLSVNDEVVIDLSLKINDGDRVYMFLPVAGG
- the add gene encoding adenosine deaminase encodes the protein MGASSGKKADGSKITLSRLKKLPKVELHRHLEGSVRPETIFEIGSRLGLELPASTAAELRRSLYIKEPGLPFREILGRFDLAQRCLAGREEIERIAFEVAEDAFRDNILLLELRFSPAYAAQGHRIDWSTMLDAVRAGAGKASRQYGTAIGIILISSRDLGVEACRKTVDLAIESRESVVGIDLAGEEEGWPCEMFSREFMRAKEAGLKITVHAGELGSSRDMRDAVEKLGADRIGHGLKAADDEDLMDFLAEKGVTLELCPTSNMVTGAARTPDEYPLRKFIGKGVKITINADDPEIFGITLSHEYEFAIRTLGLLPNEVSGTIGTALASSFVKDEDKARVRTKILA
- a CDS encoding methylmalonyl-CoA mutase family protein, which produces MNDEISTRKKDWQRKPGLSEQGPRLTSSGIPVEPLYCPRDDETSYYAAKLGLPGTPPYTRGIHPTMYRGKLWTMRQYAGFGDALETNKRLKLLLEHGQTGLSIAFDLPTQMGYDSDNPIAAGEVGRVGVAIDSLEDMQILFDGIPLDKVSTSMTINATAPMILAMYVACAEKQGVPAKKLAGTVQNDILKEYVARGTYIFPPEESLRLTIDLFSFCQKEMPLWNMISVSGYHIREAGATAVQELAFTFGDAIAYLEAARRAGLDIDRISQRISFFFACHNDFFEEISKFRAARRIWFTIMKKRFGAQDESSKLRFHTQTGGSTLTRQQAEINIVRVALQALAAVLGGTQSLHTNSFDEAISLPSELAVRVALRTQQILAEETGIASVVDPAGGSYYVEALTDEIEKQVMEYLEKIDAIGGMLRAIETGFVQREIHKSAYAAQKAIETGEKTIVGVNKFKMEEEEKVRFKPPEASEKSQIERLNAFKKSRNEASAKESLAELKKAIGKKQNPIPQMVSAVKAGVTLGEMRDVLSSAFGEYKGQAFL